A region of Bacteroidales bacterium DNA encodes the following proteins:
- a CDS encoding Crp/Fnr family transcriptional regulator gives MEIETILNRIYALPESSRKTLAGLITEVEYPKGHLLLNADKVERNIYFIKKGIVRAYIDSSEGEITFWFGKEGDTVVSMRSYVDHQKGYENIELLENCILYKLNVPALNGLYAKDIHIANWGRKFAEQELLKTEERLIARQFKTASERYSELLKNNPELLQRIQLSFIASYLGITQVSLSRIRAKFR, from the coding sequence ATGGAAATTGAAACAATTTTGAATAGAATATATGCATTGCCGGAATCTTCACGAAAGACACTGGCAGGGCTAATCACGGAGGTTGAATACCCTAAAGGCCATCTGTTACTTAATGCGGATAAAGTGGAGAGGAATATCTACTTTATCAAAAAGGGTATTGTCCGTGCTTATATCGATTCATCGGAAGGTGAAATTACTTTTTGGTTTGGCAAAGAGGGAGATACCGTTGTATCGATGAGAAGTTATGTCGACCATCAAAAGGGATACGAAAATATTGAATTACTGGAGAATTGTATACTATATAAATTGAATGTGCCGGCGCTGAATGGTTTATATGCAAAGGATATTCATATCGCCAATTGGGGTAGGAAATTTGCAGAGCAGGAACTGCTTAAGACCGAAGAAAGACTTATTGCAAGGCAATTCAAGACAGCATCGGAAAGATACAGTGAATTACTAAAGAACAATCCCGAACTGCTTCAAAGGATACAATTATCCTTTATTGCGTCTTACCTTGGAATTACCCAGGTTTCTTTAAGCCGTATCAGGGCAAAATTCAGATAG
- a CDS encoding NAD(P)/FAD-dependent oxidoreductase yields the protein MKPENTKKKVIVVGAGISGLVAGIYALKAGFEAEIYESHKVAGGECTGWQRNGYMIDGCIHWLTGTKKGTDLYRIWKTCHALGEDVAVLNNDYITAYQHEGKTYYFYVDLKKLEQELLNISPEDESEIKQLIEIIRDCQELPIPALKPNELLSEEERNNLFAGYMKAGKHLEMGNSMIVREYTERFRSPVIRKMISTVVPEHIALTSLFFTLGTRTSSPGSWPEGGSKVFTQRMKQRFEEMGGAIYLNSPVKNIAIENGKAIGVTLRENNELKRADYIIPATDAHLLLDQFLEGKYKDNFFDYRFNQPESYPLLSATIVSLGVDIDIKDRPHDLCIQAAKPVSVNKSIHSQIVIRHFGFDTGFNPQGKSTIQVLLDDAEYDYWSTLKNTSEDDYRAEKERIANEVIAEIEQVYPEIKGHIKMVDVATPLTTNRYCGAYKGAYMAFVAIPGVKQENHQGYIEGIENMYLAGQWVFPDGGLPMAAIAGKFAVQRICHKEQIEIVS from the coding sequence ATGAAACCTGAAAACACAAAAAAGAAAGTGATTGTCGTCGGTGCCGGTATATCGGGACTGGTCGCGGGAATATATGCGCTCAAAGCTGGTTTTGAAGCGGAAATATACGAATCACACAAAGTTGCGGGCGGAGAATGTACTGGTTGGCAACGAAATGGCTATATGATCGACGGATGTATCCACTGGCTGACGGGAACAAAAAAAGGAACCGACCTTTACAGGATTTGGAAGACCTGTCATGCCCTGGGCGAGGATGTTGCAGTTTTGAATAACGATTATATCACGGCTTACCAGCATGAAGGAAAAACTTATTACTTTTATGTTGACCTGAAGAAACTCGAACAGGAACTGCTGAACATCTCACCCGAAGATGAATCCGAAATCAAACAACTGATAGAAATCATCAGGGATTGCCAGGAGCTACCCATTCCCGCACTTAAACCCAATGAATTACTTTCGGAAGAAGAAAGGAACAATCTGTTTGCAGGATATATGAAAGCAGGCAAACATCTGGAAATGGGAAACAGCATGATCGTCAGGGAATATACCGAACGATTCAGGTCGCCGGTCATACGAAAAATGATCTCGACCGTAGTCCCTGAGCATATTGCTTTGACCTCCCTTTTCTTTACGCTTGGTACACGTACATCTTCCCCGGGAAGCTGGCCTGAAGGAGGATCAAAGGTTTTTACCCAACGGATGAAACAACGTTTTGAAGAAATGGGTGGAGCTATTTATTTGAACTCACCCGTAAAAAATATCGCCATTGAAAACGGTAAAGCCATCGGTGTAACTCTAAGAGAGAACAACGAACTGAAAAGGGCCGATTACATTATCCCCGCCACCGATGCACATTTGTTGCTCGACCAGTTTCTGGAAGGAAAATATAAGGATAACTTCTTTGACTATCGTTTCAACCAGCCCGAAAGTTACCCTTTGCTTTCGGCAACTATTGTCTCACTCGGGGTGGATATCGACATAAAAGACAGGCCTCACGATTTGTGTATTCAGGCCGCAAAACCAGTCAGTGTCAATAAAAGCATCCATTCTCAAATCGTCATCAGGCATTTTGGCTTTGACACAGGTTTCAATCCGCAGGGTAAATCGACGATCCAGGTGTTACTGGATGATGCGGAATACGATTACTGGTCGACCCTGAAAAATACTTCAGAAGATGATTACAGGGCCGAAAAAGAAAGAATCGCCAATGAAGTAATTGCTGAAATAGAACAGGTATATCCTGAAATAAAAGGGCATATAAAGATGGTTGATGTAGCCACTCCCCTGACGACGAACCGTTATTGCGGAGCGTATAAAGGAGCATATATGGCGTTTGTAGCCATACCCGGAGTGAAACAGGAAAACCATCAGGGTTACATCGAAGGTATCGAAAACATGTATCTTGCAGGGCAATGGGTTTTCCCCGACGGCGGTTTACCGATGGCGGCCATTGCCGGTAAGTTTGCCGTACAGAGGATATGCCATAAGGAACAAATAGAGATTGTATCCTAA
- a CDS encoding multidrug efflux SMR transporter, which produces MSWIILIVAGLFEVGFTSCLEKMKGTTGGELYWWITGFVVSLTISMALLIKATQTLPMGTAYAVWTGIGAVGTVLMGIFVFQEPINFWRLLFITTLIISIIGLKVVSH; this is translated from the coding sequence ATGAGTTGGATTATTTTAATTGTCGCAGGATTATTTGAAGTAGGATTTACTTCATGCCTGGAAAAAATGAAAGGAACAACAGGTGGTGAACTATACTGGTGGATTACCGGTTTTGTGGTTTCTTTAACTATTAGTATGGCTTTGTTGATAAAGGCAACACAAACCTTACCGATGGGTACGGCTTATGCTGTGTGGACGGGAATCGGCGCAGTCGGCACGGTTTTAATGGGCATTTTTGTTTTTCAGGAACCCATTAACTTCTGGCGGTTGTTGTTTATAACCACATTGATTATTTCTATTATAGGCCTTAAAGTAGTCTCACACTAA
- a CDS encoding TetR/AcrR family transcriptional regulator gives MPRTKEQNEEIKEKTLLKIRETGLKLFSYKGLAATSTSDIAKEAGVSSGLMYHYYRSKEDLYADLVGFAVRESNNSFRQVLKMPVRPLEKIIFLTKSILEDLEKNDQISQYFLLVTQALLNTDLPENARTYMDEVYVTFDIMKEMIIDGQRSGEIGKGDPEMLTTLYLSSIKGICTYKLILGERFIVPPVENMISLLSPIKKYET, from the coding sequence ATGCCGAGAACAAAGGAACAGAATGAGGAAATAAAAGAGAAGACATTGTTGAAGATCAGGGAAACCGGATTAAAACTTTTTTCCTACAAAGGACTGGCAGCCACAAGTACATCGGATATAGCCAAAGAGGCGGGCGTAAGTTCGGGATTGATGTATCATTATTACCGTTCAAAAGAAGATCTGTATGCCGATCTGGTTGGATTCGCTGTCAGGGAGTCAAACAATAGTTTTCGACAAGTATTGAAAATGCCGGTACGCCCTTTGGAGAAGATTATATTTCTGACAAAGAGTATACTGGAAGACCTGGAGAAAAACGACCAGATCTCCCAGTATTTCCTGTTGGTCACTCAAGCGCTGCTGAATACTGATTTGCCCGAGAATGCCAGGACATACATGGATGAAGTGTATGTAACATTCGATATCATGAAAGAAATGATCATTGATGGTCAACGCTCGGGAGAAATTGGAAAAGGCGATCCAGAAATGCTGACAACGCTTTACCTGTCTTCCATCAAAGGAATATGTACTTACAAATTGATCCTCGGAGAACGTTTTATCGTTCCTCCGGTTGAAAATATGATCTCATTATTATCACCAATAAAAAAATATGAAACCTGA
- a CDS encoding Gfo/Idh/MocA family oxidoreductase: protein MKTRMIAFTLLLFCFLGCKNQVTNEMIRTETPARPAGQNDALQMTAAPIPTVRIGFIGVGMRGPTHVKSAMNIPGVEIVAFCDVEKENVEKQNAKLEEAGLPKAKEFYGDTLIWKQLTALPDIDLVVVSTDWKSHAEIALQAMKDGKHVAIEVPAAMTMEEIWALIDMSEKTRKHCIQLENCVYDFFELTCLNMAQQGVFGEILHGEGAYIHGLQPFWESYWNDWRMDFNKKHRGDVYPTHGLGPVCLAMNIHRGDKMNFLVSVDTKAVGNPAYLKEKRGETVTDFRNGDHTMTMIRTEKGKSILIEHDITSPRPYSRMFQLSGTKGFANKYPVQGFAIDGKEVKLDEVPDHEKLNAHSFVSPEVRKALMEQYKHPIAIDIEEKAKQVGGHGGMDFIMFYRMIYCMQKGLPLDMDVYDLAEWCCLIPLTEISLDNGSIPVEIPDFTRGAWDKIKGVKFAQ, encoded by the coding sequence ATGAAAACAAGAATGATTGCCTTTACGCTCCTGCTTTTTTGTTTCCTGGGGTGTAAAAATCAGGTTACCAATGAAATGATCAGGACGGAAACTCCTGCCCGTCCGGCTGGACAGAATGATGCATTGCAAATGACAGCCGCTCCGATACCCACAGTTCGTATTGGTTTTATCGGAGTAGGAATGCGTGGCCCTACACATGTGAAAAGTGCCATGAATATCCCCGGTGTGGAAATTGTTGCGTTTTGTGATGTGGAGAAAGAAAATGTGGAAAAACAAAATGCGAAGCTGGAAGAAGCAGGTCTTCCCAAGGCCAAGGAATTTTATGGAGATACATTGATCTGGAAACAACTTACAGCACTTCCGGATATTGATCTAGTTGTTGTATCTACCGACTGGAAAAGCCACGCTGAAATAGCCCTTCAGGCCATGAAAGATGGAAAACACGTTGCTATAGAAGTACCTGCAGCCATGACAATGGAAGAGATATGGGCTTTGATCGATATGTCGGAAAAAACAAGAAAACACTGTATCCAGTTGGAAAACTGCGTATATGACTTTTTCGAGCTTACATGCCTGAATATGGCGCAACAAGGTGTTTTCGGTGAGATACTTCATGGAGAAGGAGCTTATATTCATGGTCTTCAACCATTTTGGGAATCTTATTGGAATGACTGGCGCATGGATTTTAACAAGAAACATCGTGGAGATGTGTATCCGACCCATGGATTGGGTCCGGTATGCCTGGCAATGAATATCCACCGCGGTGATAAGATGAATTTCCTGGTTTCTGTGGATACAAAAGCAGTGGGTAATCCTGCTTATCTTAAAGAGAAAAGAGGAGAAACAGTGACTGATTTCAGAAACGGTGACCATACCATGACCATGATCCGTACGGAAAAAGGAAAATCCATACTGATAGAGCATGACATTACTTCCCCAAGGCCTTATAGCCGTATGTTCCAGTTGTCCGGGACGAAAGGATTTGCCAATAAATATCCTGTCCAGGGTTTTGCCATTGACGGAAAAGAAGTTAAACTGGATGAAGTGCCCGATCATGAAAAGCTGAATGCACATAGTTTTGTTTCCCCTGAGGTAAGAAAAGCATTAATGGAGCAATACAAACATCCCATTGCCATAGATATCGAAGAAAAAGCAAAACAGGTAGGTGGCCATGGCGGAATGGACTTCATCATGTTTTACCGTATGATCTACTGTATGCAGAAAGGTTTGCCACTCGATATGGATGTGTATGACCTGGCAGAATGGTGTTGCCTGATCCCTTTAACGGAAATATCGTTGGATAACGGTTCTATACCTGTTGAGATTCCGGATTTTACCCGTGGTGCCTGGGATAAAATAAAGGGTGTTAAATTTGCTCAATGA